The proteins below come from a single Eucalyptus grandis isolate ANBG69807.140 chromosome 3, ASM1654582v1, whole genome shotgun sequence genomic window:
- the LOC120291874 gene encoding dirigent protein 1-like yields MLLSARHLLSLLLTSTIFSRSLLPEELGLKKEKLSHLHFYFHDIVSGRNLTTVRVAEAKMTSMSATGFGIVVMTDNLLTEGPELSSKIVGWAQGLYLSSSLNGIGLPMVQNYVFTEGMYNGSTLSVLGQDAVFSDVREMPIVDRSRLFWFARGGLVSRTSAFRHWPKFPTSFSSSADPSWGFLCYR; encoded by the exons ATGTTACTCTCTG CTcgtcatcttctctctctcctcctcactTCCACCATTTTCTCAAGAAGCTTGCTTCCGGAAGAGCTTGGCCTAAAGAAGGAGAAGCTGAGCCACCTCCACTTCTATTTCCATGATATCGTGAGCGGCCGCAACCTGACCACAGTGCGTGTAGCTGAGGCCAAGATGACCAGCATGTCTGCCACGGGGTTCGGCATCGTCGTTATGACTGACAACCTGTTGACCGAGGGCCCGGAATTGAGCTCCAAAATCGTCGGCTGGGCTCAGGGACTCTATTTGTCCTCATCACTGAATGGCATTGGCCTGCCGATGGTGCAGAACTACGTCTTCACTGAAGGGATGTACAACGGGAGCACGCTAAGCGTCCTTGGCCAGGATGCAGTGTTCTCTGACGTGAGGGAGATGCCGATTGTCGACAGGAGCAGGCTCTTCTGGTTCGCACGCGGAGGACTTGTCTCACGTACTTCCGCCTTTAGACATTGGCCAAAGTTCCCCACATCATTTTCTTCCAGTGCTGATCCTTCATGGGGATTCCTTTGCTATCGGTAG